One Oncorhynchus keta strain PuntledgeMale-10-30-2019 chromosome 22, Oket_V2, whole genome shotgun sequence DNA window includes the following coding sequences:
- the LOC118401436 gene encoding N-acetyllactosaminide beta-1,3-N-acetylglucosaminyltransferase 3-like isoform X1, protein MREIVKTLKITYNDVYYSLHRTAQTGSNQHRKRSGRPQCTIEQEDNYIIVSSLRNRRLTSPQLAASLNSTFKTPVSTSTVKRATKMRRLSRLLESTALLVMSILCLVIIFIKEDIRPKKPSNHFQINRRESTYQNRPRKPTSESAGVSTWGHCERNESAANVSGFSSLPVHIQDFLFYRHCRHFPMLLDVPDKCGGPHKSADVFLLLVIKSSPANYDRREVLRKTWAKERLQNGVWIHRIFLSGTTGTGFEKRKLNKLLRLENREHNDILQWDFNDSFFNLTLKQILFLEWMDKNCRQARFLLNGDDDIFANTDNMVDYLQSLKDNDGDKHLFAGHLIRYVGPIRESGSKYYVPVQVQESDSYPPYCGGGGFLLSGNTAMVIYKMTHTIPILPIDDVYMGMCLEKASLGPESHFGVRTAGLHVPSQNVDTYDPCYYREIILVHRFLPHQIYIMWHGIHEPNLRCSNSQGSL, encoded by the exons atgcgagaaattgtcaaGACACTGAAGATTACATACAAcgatgtgtactactcccttcacagaacagcgcaaacaggctctaaccagcatagaaagaggagtgggaggccccagtgcacaattgagcaagaggacaactacattatagtgtctagtttgagaaacagacgcctcacaagtcctcaactggcagcttcattaaatagtaccttcaaaacaccagtctcaacatcaacagtgaagag AGCAACAAAAATGAGAAGGTTGTCTCGTTTGCTTGAGTCAACAGCTTTACTTGTGATGAGCATTCTGTGCTTGGTCATAATTTTTATTAAAGAGGACATTCGTCCTAAAAAACCCTCAAACCATTTCCAGATAAACAGGAGGGAATCAACGTATCAAAACAGACCTCGGAAACCAACCAGTGAGAGCGCAGGTGTTTCTACCTGGGGCCATTGTGAACGGAATGAGTCTGCGGCCAATGTGTCAGGGTTTTCCTCTCTGCCAGTTCACATCCAAGACTTCCTTTTCTATCGTCACTGCCGCCACTTCCCAATGCTGCTGGATGTACCTGATAAATGTGGAGGCCCTCACAAGTCTGCTGACGTCTTTCTTCTGCTGGTCATAAAAAGCTCACCTGCGAATTATGACCGCCGTGAGGTACTACGGAAAACCTGGGCCAAGGAGAGACTGCAGAATGGAGTCTGGATTCACAGGATTTTTCTCTCGGGAACAACAGGCACAGGCTTTGAGAAGCGCAAGCTAAATAAGCTTCTACGACTGGAGAACCGTGAGCATAATGACATCTTGCAGTGGGACTTCAACGACTCCTTCTTCAACCTCACCCTGAAGCAGATTTTGTTCTTAGAATGGATGGACAAGAACTGCCGCCAGGCCCGATTTCTCCTCAACGGTGACGATGATATCTTCGCCAACACAGATAACATGGTGGACTACCTTCAGAGTCTAAAAGACAATGATGGTGACAAGCACCTTTTTGCAGGTCATCTAATCCGCTATGTAGGACCCATTAGAGAGTCAGGGAGCAAATACTATGTCCCAGTCCAGGTTCAAGAGTCAGACTCATATCCCCCTTACTGTGGGGGAGGGGGCTTCCTGCTCTCTGGAAACACAGCTATGGTCATTTACAAAATGACCCATACCATTCCCATTTTGCCAATTGATGATGTTTACATGGGAATGTGTCTGGAAAAGGCTAGTCTTGGGCCAGAGTCCCATTTCGGAGTCAGGACTGCTGGACTTCATGTCCCCTCCCAAAACGTGGACACTTACGATCCTTGTTATTACAGGGAAATAATTTTAGTACACAGATTTCTGCCTCATCAGATATATATTATGTGGCACGGAATACATGAACCTAACTTGAGATGTAGTAATTCGCAAGGTTCTCTTTAG
- the LOC118401436 gene encoding N-acetyllactosaminide beta-1,3-N-acetylglucosaminyltransferase 3-like isoform X2, which produces MGFILATKMRRLSRLLESTALLVMSILCLVIIFIKEDIRPKKPSNHFQINRRESTYQNRPRKPTSESAGVSTWGHCERNESAANVSGFSSLPVHIQDFLFYRHCRHFPMLLDVPDKCGGPHKSADVFLLLVIKSSPANYDRREVLRKTWAKERLQNGVWIHRIFLSGTTGTGFEKRKLNKLLRLENREHNDILQWDFNDSFFNLTLKQILFLEWMDKNCRQARFLLNGDDDIFANTDNMVDYLQSLKDNDGDKHLFAGHLIRYVGPIRESGSKYYVPVQVQESDSYPPYCGGGGFLLSGNTAMVIYKMTHTIPILPIDDVYMGMCLEKASLGPESHFGVRTAGLHVPSQNVDTYDPCYYREIILVHRFLPHQIYIMWHGIHEPNLRCSNSQGSL; this is translated from the exons ATGGGCTTTATACT AGCAACAAAAATGAGAAGGTTGTCTCGTTTGCTTGAGTCAACAGCTTTACTTGTGATGAGCATTCTGTGCTTGGTCATAATTTTTATTAAAGAGGACATTCGTCCTAAAAAACCCTCAAACCATTTCCAGATAAACAGGAGGGAATCAACGTATCAAAACAGACCTCGGAAACCAACCAGTGAGAGCGCAGGTGTTTCTACCTGGGGCCATTGTGAACGGAATGAGTCTGCGGCCAATGTGTCAGGGTTTTCCTCTCTGCCAGTTCACATCCAAGACTTCCTTTTCTATCGTCACTGCCGCCACTTCCCAATGCTGCTGGATGTACCTGATAAATGTGGAGGCCCTCACAAGTCTGCTGACGTCTTTCTTCTGCTGGTCATAAAAAGCTCACCTGCGAATTATGACCGCCGTGAGGTACTACGGAAAACCTGGGCCAAGGAGAGACTGCAGAATGGAGTCTGGATTCACAGGATTTTTCTCTCGGGAACAACAGGCACAGGCTTTGAGAAGCGCAAGCTAAATAAGCTTCTACGACTGGAGAACCGTGAGCATAATGACATCTTGCAGTGGGACTTCAACGACTCCTTCTTCAACCTCACCCTGAAGCAGATTTTGTTCTTAGAATGGATGGACAAGAACTGCCGCCAGGCCCGATTTCTCCTCAACGGTGACGATGATATCTTCGCCAACACAGATAACATGGTGGACTACCTTCAGAGTCTAAAAGACAATGATGGTGACAAGCACCTTTTTGCAGGTCATCTAATCCGCTATGTAGGACCCATTAGAGAGTCAGGGAGCAAATACTATGTCCCAGTCCAGGTTCAAGAGTCAGACTCATATCCCCCTTACTGTGGGGGAGGGGGCTTCCTGCTCTCTGGAAACACAGCTATGGTCATTTACAAAATGACCCATACCATTCCCATTTTGCCAATTGATGATGTTTACATGGGAATGTGTCTGGAAAAGGCTAGTCTTGGGCCAGAGTCCCATTTCGGAGTCAGGACTGCTGGACTTCATGTCCCCTCCCAAAACGTGGACACTTACGATCCTTGTTATTACAGGGAAATAATTTTAGTACACAGATTTCTGCCTCATCAGATATATATTATGTGGCACGGAATACATGAACCTAACTTGAGATGTAGTAATTCGCAAGGTTCTCTTTAG
- the LOC118401436 gene encoding N-acetyllactosaminide beta-1,3-N-acetylglucosaminyltransferase 3-like isoform X3, with the protein MRRLSRLLESTALLVMSILCLVIIFIKEDIRPKKPSNHFQINRRESTYQNRPRKPTSESAGVSTWGHCERNESAANVSGFSSLPVHIQDFLFYRHCRHFPMLLDVPDKCGGPHKSADVFLLLVIKSSPANYDRREVLRKTWAKERLQNGVWIHRIFLSGTTGTGFEKRKLNKLLRLENREHNDILQWDFNDSFFNLTLKQILFLEWMDKNCRQARFLLNGDDDIFANTDNMVDYLQSLKDNDGDKHLFAGHLIRYVGPIRESGSKYYVPVQVQESDSYPPYCGGGGFLLSGNTAMVIYKMTHTIPILPIDDVYMGMCLEKASLGPESHFGVRTAGLHVPSQNVDTYDPCYYREIILVHRFLPHQIYIMWHGIHEPNLRCSNSQGSL; encoded by the coding sequence ATGAGAAGGTTGTCTCGTTTGCTTGAGTCAACAGCTTTACTTGTGATGAGCATTCTGTGCTTGGTCATAATTTTTATTAAAGAGGACATTCGTCCTAAAAAACCCTCAAACCATTTCCAGATAAACAGGAGGGAATCAACGTATCAAAACAGACCTCGGAAACCAACCAGTGAGAGCGCAGGTGTTTCTACCTGGGGCCATTGTGAACGGAATGAGTCTGCGGCCAATGTGTCAGGGTTTTCCTCTCTGCCAGTTCACATCCAAGACTTCCTTTTCTATCGTCACTGCCGCCACTTCCCAATGCTGCTGGATGTACCTGATAAATGTGGAGGCCCTCACAAGTCTGCTGACGTCTTTCTTCTGCTGGTCATAAAAAGCTCACCTGCGAATTATGACCGCCGTGAGGTACTACGGAAAACCTGGGCCAAGGAGAGACTGCAGAATGGAGTCTGGATTCACAGGATTTTTCTCTCGGGAACAACAGGCACAGGCTTTGAGAAGCGCAAGCTAAATAAGCTTCTACGACTGGAGAACCGTGAGCATAATGACATCTTGCAGTGGGACTTCAACGACTCCTTCTTCAACCTCACCCTGAAGCAGATTTTGTTCTTAGAATGGATGGACAAGAACTGCCGCCAGGCCCGATTTCTCCTCAACGGTGACGATGATATCTTCGCCAACACAGATAACATGGTGGACTACCTTCAGAGTCTAAAAGACAATGATGGTGACAAGCACCTTTTTGCAGGTCATCTAATCCGCTATGTAGGACCCATTAGAGAGTCAGGGAGCAAATACTATGTCCCAGTCCAGGTTCAAGAGTCAGACTCATATCCCCCTTACTGTGGGGGAGGGGGCTTCCTGCTCTCTGGAAACACAGCTATGGTCATTTACAAAATGACCCATACCATTCCCATTTTGCCAATTGATGATGTTTACATGGGAATGTGTCTGGAAAAGGCTAGTCTTGGGCCAGAGTCCCATTTCGGAGTCAGGACTGCTGGACTTCATGTCCCCTCCCAAAACGTGGACACTTACGATCCTTGTTATTACAGGGAAATAATTTTAGTACACAGATTTCTGCCTCATCAGATATATATTATGTGGCACGGAATACATGAACCTAACTTGAGATGTAGTAATTCGCAAGGTTCTCTTTAG